GTAGGAATGTAGAAATCTGACAAATCAGAAGGCAGGGTCCTTCGTTCGAGCTTATTGCAGATCCTAACTTGTTTGTGGcaaaaacttattttttctGATATTCATTCACATGTGAACTCTTTAATGCATTAGGAGGGCAATGTGCTTTGCATGGTTGGAACGTTCTCATATGCCTAACTCAGCAGACGGTAGGATCGAATCGTTCTCTCATTCTTTCATCGCACCAAGAAACAAATTTCTCCAAGTAGACCTTGTTTTTATGACCTTAGAGATATAAATTGACTTTTTGTGTTGCGCTTCCAATGTACTCACCtttaatttgtttgtttgaaaTGTGATTAATCATAAGCATAAAGCTGAAGTTTCATCGCAATAATTTGTAATTGTACTCCGGAGATTGAGTAAACAGTAAACTGGGAGGTTATAGCTACAAGTCAAGCTCTAATCTCCAACAAAACTGGCCAATTTCTAGTCTCTTCATTGATGGTGGTGGTCCATTGGCGGCGGCAATGACGGATGGCCATTTGATGGTGGGGCAGTGGTGGCAGCATCAAATTAGTCATGGTGGCTGATAAAGAAATGGAAATAGGATTTCCAAAAGGGATTTTGCTCGATATCAATTatccaaaattcaaattggtaaCTTATGTCATCCAAAACACGTCTCTTCTTATTGCAATAAATACAGAAAAAATGAACACATTGTAAGTGTATAGATTCCGCAAATCAGAACAATAATTCTAATTATTATATCTTTGACCAGGAAGACAAAATGGGCGGTTTGCCTTTTTGTAACGAGCATGGACaacaaggaaaatatttcctaaattCAATTTCGTTTTCTTCCCACCAGTTTGGCAATGTGAATTCTTTTGCATTGAGCTATTTGTgtttgtgaaagacatggtCGAAAACAGATACTTTAAGATGCATTTCTACCCAGAACACACTCACTTCCAATTACTACCTCACTAGAAGAAACAATTCAAAAGAGAAATTAGATTGTACAGAAAACATGTAATTGAGGTTCATCTCTGAACCAGCGACTATGGTGTCGAGATTTGCTATTTGAGCCAAATTTACAAACAAAAGTGAGGCCACAAAGGACAATTTATACACGTATATCCCGAAGCTGGGATTGTTCCTATTGGCCATACTTGTCGATGTCGTAGAACTCTATATTCTTGTATTTTTGGGATATTATCTCTGCTTGAACTTTCCTCGCGGTATCTGTTGCACATCCGACCAGAATAAGAACTGACGTACCAGCGAATCCACGGAAGGCTGTGAGATGTGTGACTTGTTCGACTACTGCAGGACCAGCAGCAAGGATGGCCAGAAATGCGGACCCTAGAACTGATATCCGACTAAGGACCTATGACAAGAATAACTAAATTAGATAAGAGAAGAAGGACAAATTGGAAGGTATTAAAACCCAATCCAGATAAAATATACTACACCCTACACCTACAGAAAATAAAGGACATAGCATGGAGATACATGAAGGGACTTCTGTTAAAATTTGCGCAGATTGCTCAACATGAAAATGATAGAATAGAGCAGGTGAAGACCAAAGAAGCTGGGAAATCTAGGACTTAGTAGAGTGTAATAactgagagaaagagagagagatctgaaaGGAACAGATGTCGAAATATCCATGAAAATGAGAGGCATTTGTTTGCTAACAAATTGGTAAAAATAGGGGTTTAAATTCTCAAAAGATTATTTCTCAAGACATACAGGAAATTATGCTTAACCTAAGGGAAAAGGTCGCATTGACAAATGTCAGGCAATAAAACCACAATGCCCTTGTCCCACAGGCCAAGATACGGACGAGGAAACACCAAAGATGCCTATCTCCTCATATATGAAATAAATGGCATATAAGCAAGAGGTATTCCTACCAAAACACGTGAATAAAACAGGTCTGCGAAATGTTTAATCATGGGAAATTACCGTCTTGATGAATGCGGCTGTAGTTTTACCCGGCCGAACAAGGGGTATTGATGCTCCTTGGCGTTTCAGCTGTTCACTCACATCATCAGGGTCCAACTGTAGGAAAGTGTAGTAGTAGTTGAAGAAGGCTATTAGTAGTATGTTGGTTGGCAGGTATAGAGAACCTACAATAGTTATTTATCACCATTAGACCACATCACATGTCCAAAATGAGAATAAAACAGAACAGTTCACCATCAGCATATGCCTCGAGCTATACAAAGTTTCCACTTCCTACAGTAAGAGCAGAATTCAAGCATGATTTACAAGTATCACACACAAATAGATGTTTTAACATATATTACGTGGAACCAGGTAGCCGAGAGAGATTTTCTTGAGGTGAAATAAACAGGATATACAAACATCAATTTGCTAATGTGATGGATACTTGGATGGTAAAAGCAGAATATGCTAAAAATAGATGAGCTCTCTCACATATGAAATGAAAAACGCTAGCATTTTATATGCAGGAAAATTGTATTAAGTAGACCCCCAAGTATAAAATTGATCAATCAAACTATACATGCATCTACAGTGCAGGGAGTTGGCACTAATCTCACTGACATATTGCCATGTGCAGAACTGGACTGTAACACATTCATGAAGAATTACAGTTCACTGCAACTGAGAGGGAGTTTACATGTGGTTTTTAATTCAATTACAGGTTTAACCATGCAAAGTCAATGCGGACGACCAAGGACAATAAACATTGGATGGTACAAACAAGATGATACTAATAAGAGTTCACTCTCAAGGGATACCTTTTGTACGTTGAAATCTTTAGAATAATGAAGTCACACACCCAAAATCGACATCATAAATTTGACTGAAGTAACGAATAACTTGTGTGCGCCATTTTTAGCTAAAACTGACAAATCAAACTTCCTACAGCCGTTCCTAAATTATGCTGCATGTCTGAAAGCAGATGCATACTGAAATGCATGCAGAGGTAAATAAATTCAAAGCATCCTTCCGCTCAAATAGATAATCAGGTATTTCATCACATTCTTCTGTAACAATGGTGACAGTAATTCTATTAGCAACAGTTCCATCTTAGATGTTTTCTGTTCCCATGTTTGATGAAATTATGGGTCTCTAAGCTCATGATCTTCACTTCTACATGGAAGCCGACATATTAAAGCATAAGAAGGAACAATCTTCTCATGATATTTAGAACATACGATTCTTTGCATTTTAAGCAATTCAGTTTAAAGCCTTTCTCTTACTAATCACAATCTTCATTCAATATGAACTAATCATACCCCCGGGGTATAGAGCCACAGCAGCGTTCTTCAGTACAGCTAAACCTGTGAAGCGTGCGATGGTTCCGGGAAGAGCCAATGAAGATGTAGAAAATATAATGGGCATCACTCCAGAGCTATTCACCTGTGACAGGAATAATGAACCATACAAATATAGCTCTAATTGGCTCAACATTTAAAGCAAGTGACCTCGCTACAATTCCAACCAAAGTGTGGATAACAATTGCATATCTGCAGGCAGCAGGTACAACAACTTTGCACACCGTACGACCTATACCACATGAATGTTAACATCAAATTGTAGTTTCCTTGGGGGCAAACAGTTAATGCACTACACACACTTTATGGCATCTGGGATCTTTCCAAACGGCTGGCTATGTCCGAACTCTTATTATGCTCCTCACAATGCAATCTCTTTCTAGGGGATATTTTGGCTCTACATGTCATAGACTAAGCAAATAGCTGTTGACTAATTCAGCATATCAAAATCGTAGAGAGAAGTGCAGAAATAATCGGCCGAATAGACACATGAAATGAGGTAGTTAAATGCACTTAGATCATCTCCCCAGGTGCTTAGCTCATAACAAGTCACTTGCAAAAATAGATaattctaaattgataaatcatcttCAACAGCAGCACTTAACATAACTCATGAGAAGAGATGACAGCAGGAGCATGGATAAAGATTACCAAAAGCAAGCAGACCTCCTAGAATATATTCATCCATAGTCTACTGGCATGTGTAAGATTTGTCATGCGATCCAACCATTTCTTTGAGTTTAAGCAATTCAGTAccaggaaaggaaaaagagaaaactgaGAACCACATGGACTCAATAGATAGAATAGACAAACTTCAATGAAGTAAGGTGCCAAACAGAAGAAACTAGAGAAACAAGGAACTCTGGCAGATCACAACTAGGTCTCGTATGACCCATCCTTAAATTAACCAAGACTGACTGTGAAGCCTCATGGAGAAGGGTAGTTTGCGACCATGTCTAGAACTTTATTACTCCAGTCCGCTGCAGTTAATAAACAACTGGAAATGGATAGTATCCCCAAATACTGACCTTGAAGGGTAAGTATGCAGATTTTTGTAGGCCTCCACTTCTGCTGGTGTATCTTGAGGCATAGTTAAGTGGAATTTTCCTTTCTGCTTCCTGAAAATCTTTCTCATGGAGCATGTTACGTACATTCTTTCTGTTAATCCTCTAACAATAAGCTAACATCCTAAAATATATAATGATCGCTTACCTGAACATATACAATACCAAGAACCAAGAGGACGAAAGATAAAATGATGGTGGCAAGTCCAACATAGTTGCCATCCTGATAAGCTTGTGCAACTGTTCGACCAAAAGATGCTGGTAAGTAGGAGATTATGCTTGTAAATATTAACAGCGATGTGCCGTTTCCAAGTTTCAGGTCAGAGATCCTTTCTCCGAGGTATGTTGTAAACACTGAGCCAAGTGTCAATAATGCAACAGAAGAAAGGGCCCACTCAGTGCTGAAGTCCTCAACATAAGGACGAAGGTAGAGTACTTGGCCTATAGCCTGCCACATAGAGAAGATGGAAATGCATGTTACCAGGAGAACTCATCACTAGGAAAAATTATCTTCAGCTCAACTGAATTCACATCAAGTAAAAGAGTACAACACACTAGGAAGCACGGACACTCTGCGGGGGGCCTCTATGTCATGTTGGACCCGTGTCCGACACCAACATGCGTCCAACACTCTCCGACACGTGATCAACGCTCGGGTCACACCAATGACACGCAATTCAACACGCACGAgatcaattttaatcattttcaataaattaggattACCAAGCCAGCCCCAAAAGAACCTAATCGTGAATCACaaacagaaggaaaagaagaagaataataaaTTCACCGCTgatatttatcatgtatatatgaaAGTATACATTTAACAACGTGTCCCAATGTGTCGGaactctctattttttgagaaatgatgtcGCGTGTCATGTCGCATGTAGTGTGTTGcatgtcggtgtcggtgctaaTTAGTTAACTAGAAAAGATCATCTTAAATGACTTTTCCGAGGTTTTATGGCTAATTATGTATGAAACCCCAATAAGCCCAGATGCCATATATGGTGCACTATTAGGGATCACAGGAAACATATCGAAAAGAAATACTTCCATTCAGTTCATTTATATTCTCTTTTCAAAGAACTGGTCACTAAAGTATGTAAAATATCTAACACACATTAGTAggagagaattgagaaagaagagaaaatgtgAGTAAATATCCAAACATGCAGTATAGACTGGAACAAAAATCAGAAACCAAAAAAGCCACAAATCTTCTTCACACATGCTGCAATTTAACTTTGTCAGCGGTTAACATAATTTTTGAGTGCCAGTTAATTATGTGCTTGCCTGTACTATGGCAAACCCGACTGAAGCATATCGAGTATATTGGAGAATTTTCTTCCTTCCAGCTTCACCTTCTCTTTTTTGCAGGTCTTGCAACTTCGGATATATTTGTGCCAAAAGTTGAAACACAATTTGTGCGTTGATAAAGGGAACAATACCAAGGGAGCAGATCCCAAGTCTACCGATACCTCCCCCAGAAAAAGAATCCAAAGTGCTCAAGAAACTATTCTGATCCAAATTCCCAGCAAAAGCTTCCCGGTTTACCCCTCCCAGGGGAACATATATGCCTAATCGGGATAGGGCCAAATATCCCAACAACTTCAGAAATTTCCCTGGCAATGGCCCTTTAAAGAAATCACCGAAATCAATAGAACTATCCTCAATTGCAGCTGCCAAAGAAAGAGAGTTTGTTAGCCAATTGCCTATCTGAGCTAATGACTGCCAAGCTATGAAAGATAAGCAATGTAAGAAGTCTGAACCTGCCACTCCACGAGATGatgttttttcccttcttgtaCTTGAGGAGCTCTCAGATATTGGTACAAACAAATCTAGAAAGCTTTTCCATGTGGAGTTCAGCCCAGAGGAATGATGTGAATCTATTCCCAAAGGATCAAAAACAGTGCCCTCAGAACTGAGGAGTGTTAAAGGGACAAAATCAGTCAATTAAAGAACTTAACTATGACGACTTTTTTGAAAAGGGAAGGAATGACTGAACTCAAGTTATCACTGCTTTGAAAAACGAAGACAACAAAATGTGGACAATATGAATCATACTAGAGAACTAAACAGGTCAATTAAATTAAGGTTATAAAATTTTCTGGTGAACACAAGCATAAATTACATGTTCAAAGGGAGATCAGAACCCTCATTGTGTGACTGTTAGCTTCAGCGGAAGATTTGCAACTGTGGCAAGGAGCTTTATGCAAAAGCAAAGTTACATCAAAGAAGAAGTCTAGGCGAAAGCAACAATAGAGCATATAACAGACAGCAGCAAGAACCCCAGTAGTGTCTGCAAATTATTGCTGATCTGGCATTGTATGAAAAAAGAGACAATATGGGGAGCGTATGCTAGTGTAAAAGGAGAAGCCATCCATGCTACATGCCTAAACTTTGTAATAGCAGGACCTTGAATACCTCTCACGAAAGTTTACCATCCTGAGTCCTATCGAAAAACTCCACAATGGATATAGTAAATGTGACCTGAACAATCTTCATTCTCAATTTTCAGTTGTCTAAATTAGTCATTGCTTTCCTTTTGCACCTCTTTCAAACTATCATCAGCAAAATCACAGAACCTTCCATCAGCCCTCTcgcctaatttttttattttttggccagaCACCCTCGCCTAGTCTATGCAACAGTTTCCCTTCATTAAGTTACGAACTACATGATAATTCAACAAGATTAAACCCACTTTGAATTCCTCAAAGCTGCGGTCCAAACTCCAACGTATCTTAAACCGAAATGAGATGAACTCAAATCCCCAGCAACCCTGTACGACCCGCAAATGAACTGGGCATTCACTCAGATTTTGCCGACTAacacctttcttttttcttcaacaGCCACAATTTTTAATgtgaggaaaagggaaaaactatCTCAAGTCCAAAATGGTTAGTCGGTCCCGCTTTCAGGAAGACTCGCCAAAACACAACGTGAACAGCCAAAATCCCACACATTTAATCATCAATCCCCACGAGAATTCTTGTTAAAGAACACCCAAAAGCTCCAAGTTGGCAAATTCTTTTCTCTGGAGTAATCCCACATCGTGAAATACGAATTGACGATTCCTGGAGAGGGAAACACTCAATACTAGTATCAATACAGTACTACACCTGTTGTTAGACACGAGACCGAGCTTCAAGGAGGGCTTTCTTCGGGTACCGAAACCGGCCCTGCAAACCCATTGTCTCTGCTTCG
This genomic interval from Rhodamnia argentea isolate NSW1041297 chromosome 4, ASM2092103v1, whole genome shotgun sequence contains the following:
- the LOC115736198 gene encoding preprotein translocase subunit SCY1, chloroplastic; this translates as MLITVGEAAATVSSWPLCSSSPASSSKQRQWVCRAGFGTRRKPSLKLGLVSNNSSEGTVFDPLGIDSHHSSGLNSTWKSFLDLFVPISESSSSTRREKTSSRGVAAAIEDSSIDFGDFFKGPLPGKFLKLLGYLALSRLGIYVPLGGVNREAFAGNLDQNSFLSTLDSFSGGGIGRLGICSLGIVPFINAQIVFQLLAQIYPKLQDLQKREGEAGRKKILQYTRYASVGFAIVQAIGQVLYLRPYVEDFSTEWALSSVALLTLGSVFTTYLGERISDLKLGNGTSLLIFTSIISYLPASFGRTVAQAYQDGNYVGLATIILSFVLLVLGIVYVQEAERKIPLNYASRYTSRSGGLQKSAYLPFKVNSSGVMPIIFSTSSLALPGTIARFTGLAVLKNAAVALYPGGSLYLPTNILLIAFFNYYYTFLQLDPDDVSEQLKRQGASIPLVRPGKTTAAFIKTVLSRISVLGSAFLAILAAGPAVVEQVTHLTAFRGFAGTSVLILVGCATDTARKVQAEIISQKYKNIEFYDIDKYGQ